One genomic segment of Pagrus major chromosome 13, Pma_NU_1.0 includes these proteins:
- the guca1d gene encoding guanylate cyclase activator 1d gives MGNHGSNLDDILAEDMHHWYNKFMRESPSGLITLFELKAILGLKGMSENANSYVEQVFFTFDMDGDGYIDFVEYIAAISLMLKGEINQKLKWYFKLFDQDGNGKIDRDELETIFSAIQDITRNRDIDPEEIVSLIFERIDVKGEGELTLEEFIEGAKDHEDIMDMLKKMMDLTPVLIIIVEGRKKKKKKNKPKKENGAGERVDVGVSGI, from the exons ATGGGGAACCACGGCTCGAACCTGGACGACATCCTGGCGGAGGACATGCACCACTGGTACAACAAGTTCATGCGAGAGTCTCCGTCGGGCCTCATCACGCTGTTCGAGCTGAAGGCCATCCTGGGCCTGAAGGGCATGAGCGAGAACGCCAACAGCTACGTGGAACAGGTCTTCTTCACCTTCGACATGGACGGG GACGGTTACATCGACTTTGTGGAGTACATCGCAGCCATCAGCCTGATGCTGAAAGGAGAAATCAACCAGAAACTAAAGTGGTACTTCAAACTGTTCGACCAGGACGGCAACGGAAAGATCGACAGGGACGAACTGGAGACCATCTTCTCG GCCATCCAGGACATCACCCGGAACAGAGACATCGACCCCGAGGAGATCGTCTCGCTCATATTTGAGAGGATCGATGTGAAGGGAGAAG GTGAGTTGACCCTGGAGGAGTTCATTGAAGGAGCCAAAGACCACGAGGACATCATGGACATGCTGAAGAAAATGATGGATCTGACGCCGGTGTTAATCATCATCGTGGAGGGCCGG aagaagaagaagaagaaaaataaaccaaaaaaggaaaatggagCCGGAGAGAG AGTCGATGTAGGTGTGTCGGGGATCTAA